The Acidobacteriota bacterium genome has a segment encoding these proteins:
- a CDS encoding HEAT repeat domain-containing protein, with product MTLDALNVVLELSRSESRTVRANACVALAQFDADRALARLFELSDPARERDADVRRRAIEGLARLGGQAVTARLVQLSDARLEPSLDVRLQVVASLARLDHGAAMSRLVELADARRERDKAIRRAAVSALADRQPTTTHPDARLALLRVSSQDPDPEVRQEALRHLESEGRGAGAVSAEVGPDEYDLLGQLRRSGVAVDLGAVPWSRRVALGWQDVRAGLRFRGRQGDPTMVVRARVVALGAAVFALFAVFVGLGLLTGQVLGAKDSLALLGMAGTLGAAVALAPPWLARPSGRLPDRLTAAAFESFAVLLRSLPIWAAAALVVASVRAMMPAWLATSMPWVLGLVVVGPIVSAVIRLVTALAYGLSQQERRRWVAQVTLGTLAGAGALGITIGLGVLVLRETFAASDGVKWFLVGLPSCVALAVGFTGVDAQFDDRAAVDGRWLRAVAAGVLCVPAVLGVGLLLEGRESARRGLRLEPQLAADSTTPASPQEVIVPLGRAVPFQLDFPQVVDIVVPSQGQDLVLKLLAGDGVAVLEHKDDPEEIKGRYLADGTYFLLVEPFGLGDTAVASSAADATASMNEVAALVVRVLSAGTASAGLSRRAGPGDLSGGEGGKTMSDAEATLGVRVALTANLRRVTGEELKTAQDLREELRKQRAAEAAASPNAEYAVVMTDAPVSLQTTPGAGGVPAQTGGAGGGSVAAPQPLACAGTVVTSERVAQGPPAWRLVFGWTTGVDRAAAMPLDRDRVVPWRGRPTKALLERVQAFSKVFASCGGPAADTALAATLRAAATDATAALERPRWCQGTEGPARDYYYLTTASTLLVDVGAVVRAIGEPGDGEVGVELIDGYGYPAPARSDRPAPPHYRLPMEALHCLGKDWEERWLVVARVLQGMNGRQTATWEHVELAVGSEPPSSVPERPTFRPGPLEALIAQAGAWIVEFDVSIDTPDAPAVFAGHFLLTTREGIHDCCVDVGAIVRGQEWDGTGFPRFQLVYGWTAGADSYYFDVTSLTHLGQSFEDKWSEYTNDLRRQSRRTADLPHLVDRR from the coding sequence GAACGCGACGCCGACGTCCGCCGCCGGGCCATCGAGGGTCTGGCGCGCCTCGGCGGCCAAGCGGTCACGGCCCGGCTGGTGCAATTGAGCGATGCCAGGCTCGAGCCAAGCCTCGACGTCCGACTCCAGGTGGTGGCATCGCTGGCGCGTCTCGACCACGGCGCGGCCATGTCGCGCCTGGTCGAACTGGCCGACGCGCGCCGGGAGCGCGACAAGGCGATTCGGCGAGCCGCGGTGAGCGCTCTGGCCGATCGCCAGCCGACGACGACTCACCCGGATGCGCGTCTCGCCCTCCTCCGTGTGTCGAGCCAGGACCCCGATCCGGAGGTCCGGCAGGAGGCCTTGCGCCATCTCGAGAGCGAGGGACGGGGCGCGGGCGCCGTGAGCGCCGAAGTCGGTCCGGACGAGTACGACCTGCTCGGACAGCTCAGACGAAGCGGCGTGGCAGTCGACCTCGGTGCCGTGCCCTGGTCTCGACGCGTCGCGCTCGGGTGGCAGGATGTCCGTGCGGGACTGCGATTTCGCGGGAGGCAGGGTGACCCCACGATGGTGGTTCGTGCGCGCGTGGTCGCGCTCGGCGCCGCGGTCTTCGCGTTGTTCGCCGTCTTCGTTGGCCTGGGGCTGCTCACGGGGCAGGTCCTCGGCGCGAAGGACAGCCTCGCCCTGCTCGGCATGGCCGGCACGCTCGGGGCGGCTGTCGCCCTGGCGCCTCCCTGGCTGGCGCGCCCGTCGGGGAGATTGCCCGACCGCCTCACGGCAGCGGCGTTCGAGTCGTTCGCCGTCCTGCTCCGCTCGTTGCCGATCTGGGCCGCTGCCGCTCTGGTCGTCGCCTCCGTGCGGGCCATGATGCCGGCATGGCTGGCGACGTCGATGCCCTGGGTGCTGGGCCTGGTCGTGGTCGGCCCCATCGTGTCGGCCGTCATTCGGCTGGTGACGGCGCTGGCGTACGGCTTGTCGCAGCAGGAGCGTCGCCGGTGGGTCGCTCAGGTGACCCTGGGCACGCTCGCCGGAGCGGGAGCCCTCGGAATCACGATCGGTCTTGGAGTGCTCGTGTTGCGCGAGACCTTCGCGGCAAGCGACGGCGTGAAGTGGTTCCTGGTCGGACTGCCCTCCTGCGTGGCGCTCGCGGTGGGCTTCACGGGGGTCGACGCGCAGTTTGACGACCGCGCCGCGGTCGATGGGCGGTGGCTTCGCGCCGTGGCCGCCGGTGTCCTGTGCGTGCCCGCCGTACTCGGCGTCGGTCTGCTCCTCGAGGGCCGCGAGAGCGCAAGGCGCGGCCTCAGGCTGGAGCCGCAGTTGGCCGCCGACTCGACCACGCCCGCGAGCCCGCAGGAGGTCATCGTGCCGCTCGGCCGGGCCGTGCCGTTCCAGCTGGACTTCCCACAGGTCGTCGACATCGTCGTCCCTTCCCAGGGGCAGGACCTCGTGCTCAAGCTGCTCGCTGGCGACGGCGTGGCGGTCCTCGAGCACAAGGACGACCCCGAAGAGATCAAGGGCAGGTACCTGGCCGACGGCACGTACTTCCTGCTCGTCGAGCCGTTTGGCTTGGGCGATACGGCCGTCGCCTCGTCGGCTGCCGACGCGACCGCCTCGATGAACGAGGTTGCCGCGCTGGTCGTTCGAGTTCTCAGCGCCGGGACGGCGAGCGCGGGGTTGTCGCGGCGGGCCGGACCGGGCGACCTCTCCGGGGGCGAGGGCGGGAAGACGATGTCCGATGCCGAGGCTACGCTGGGCGTGCGCGTCGCCCTGACGGCCAACCTGCGGCGCGTGACCGGCGAGGAACTGAAGACAGCGCAGGATCTGCGTGAAGAGCTGAGGAAACAGCGCGCCGCGGAGGCGGCCGCCAGTCCGAACGCCGAGTATGCCGTCGTCATGACCGATGCACCGGTGTCCCTCCAGACCACGCCGGGTGCGGGGGGCGTTCCCGCGCAAACGGGGGGTGCCGGCGGCGGGTCGGTGGCCGCGCCTCAGCCGCTCGCCTGCGCAGGTACCGTCGTCACATCCGAGCGCGTTGCACAGGGCCCACCCGCGTGGCGCCTGGTGTTCGGCTGGACGACCGGCGTCGATCGCGCGGCCGCCATGCCGCTCGATCGGGACAGGGTGGTGCCGTGGCGTGGAAGGCCGACGAAGGCGCTCCTCGAGCGGGTCCAGGCCTTCAGCAAGGTCTTTGCCTCGTGTGGCGGGCCAGCCGCCGACACCGCACTTGCTGCCACTCTGCGCGCGGCCGCCACCGACGCCACCGCCGCCCTGGAGCGGCCCCGCTGGTGCCAGGGTACCGAGGGTCCCGCACGGGATTACTACTACCTCACCACCGCATCGACGCTGCTCGTGGATGTGGGCGCGGTGGTGCGGGCCATCGGAGAGCCGGGCGACGGCGAAGTTGGGGTCGAGCTCATCGACGGGTACGGATATCCGGCTCCGGCTCGCTCCGACAGGCCCGCGCCCCCCCATTACCGGCTACCCATGGAGGCGCTCCACTGCCTCGGCAAGGACTGGGAAGAGCGGTGGCTCGTCGTCGCGCGTGTCCTCCAGGGGATGAACGGCCGGCAAACAGCCACGTGGGAACACGTCGAACTGGCGGTGGGAAGCGAGCCACCGAGCTCTGTGCCCGAGCGCCCGACGTTCCGGCCGGGGCCGCTCGAAGCCCTGATCGCGCAGGCCGGCGCCTGGATCGTGGAGTTCGATGTGTCCATCGACACGCCGGACGCTCCGGCGGTGTTCGCCGGCCATTTCCTCCTGACCACCCGGGAGGGCATTCACGACTGCTGCGTCGACGTGGGCGCGATCGTGCGGGGGCAGGAATGGGACGGCACCGGGTTTCCGCGCTTTCAGCTGGTGTACGGTTGGACAGCAGGAGCCGACAGCTACTACTTCGATGTGACGTCGCTCACGCACCTCGGCCAGTCGTTTGAGGACAAGTGGTCGGAGTACACCAACGATCTGCGCCGTCAGAGCCGCAGGACTGCGGACCTTCCGCATCTTGTCGATCGCAGGTGA
- a CDS encoding DUF4071 domain-containing protein encodes MPNCFVVMGFGKKTDFAQEKTFDLDKSYKYIIKPAVEAAGYTCVRADEIQHAGNINVPMYEQLYGADLVIADLSTANLNAFFELGVRYALKPRTTIVIAEKGFKIPFDMGQVVVRSYEHLGDGIDFGEVERMRAELTTACREVAAANRTDSPVYTFLTNVDPPALRGAAKTVRDTAPRPKPLDDPFSVEFAVGDPHERAALTRPLAELMREALKARDAGEFKTARSILNGVRAAQGDQVDPFVLQQLALATYKSREPEPRQALLDARTVLEALTPRASSDLETLGLWGAIHKRLHEIGASDDERREALDEAVWAYEKGFYLRSDYYNGINYAFLLDTRASETTGDEAVADRVQARRVRARVLATCEARLAQGIKGESEASKAEQEYWVRATIVEALFGLGRTAEADAAFDAARAMEPPPATWMIGSTDEQLKRLGALLGR; translated from the coding sequence ATGCCGAACTGCTTCGTCGTCATGGGCTTTGGAAAGAAGACCGACTTCGCCCAGGAGAAGACGTTCGATCTCGACAAGTCCTACAAGTACATCATCAAGCCTGCGGTGGAGGCCGCCGGCTACACGTGCGTGCGTGCCGACGAGATCCAGCACGCCGGCAACATCAACGTGCCGATGTACGAGCAGCTCTACGGCGCCGACCTCGTCATCGCCGACCTGTCGACCGCCAACCTCAACGCCTTTTTCGAGCTCGGCGTGCGCTACGCCCTCAAGCCGCGGACGACCATCGTCATCGCCGAGAAGGGCTTCAAGATTCCCTTCGACATGGGCCAGGTCGTCGTGCGCTCGTACGAGCACCTCGGCGACGGCATCGACTTCGGCGAGGTGGAGCGGATGCGGGCCGAGCTGACGACGGCGTGCAGGGAGGTCGCGGCGGCGAACCGCACCGACAGTCCCGTCTACACGTTCCTCACGAACGTCGATCCCCCGGCGCTCAGGGGCGCGGCGAAGACCGTGCGCGACACCGCTCCCAGACCGAAGCCCCTCGACGACCCCTTCAGCGTAGAGTTTGCCGTGGGCGACCCTCACGAGCGGGCGGCGCTCACCAGGCCGCTTGCCGAGCTGATGCGCGAAGCGCTGAAGGCGCGCGATGCCGGGGAGTTCAAGACGGCACGCTCGATCCTGAACGGTGTCAGGGCGGCCCAGGGCGACCAGGTCGATCCGTTCGTGCTGCAGCAGCTTGCGCTCGCCACCTACAAGTCGCGGGAGCCCGAGCCGCGGCAGGCCCTGCTCGACGCGCGGACCGTGCTCGAGGCGCTGACACCGCGCGCGTCGAGCGACCTCGAGACGCTCGGCCTCTGGGGCGCGATTCACAAGCGCCTGCACGAGATCGGCGCCTCGGACGATGAGCGCCGCGAGGCGCTCGACGAGGCCGTCTGGGCCTACGAGAAGGGGTTCTACCTGCGCAGCGACTACTACAACGGCATCAACTACGCGTTCCTGCTCGACACGCGCGCCAGCGAGACGACGGGCGACGAAGCGGTGGCCGACCGCGTGCAGGCCCGCCGCGTCCGCGCGCGGGTGCTCGCCACGTGCGAGGCGCGGCTCGCGCAGGGCATCAAGGGCGAGTCGGAGGCGTCGAAGGCGGAGCAGGAGTACTGGGTGCGCGCCACGATCGTCGAGGCGCTGTTCGGCCTCGGCCGGACGGCCGAAGCCGACGCGGCCTTCGATGCGGCGCGGGCGATGGAGCCGCCGCCCGCGACGTGGATGATCGGGTCGACCGACGAGCAACTGAAGAGACTCGGCGCCCTGCTCGGCCGGTAG
- a CDS encoding S9 family peptidase, with protein sequence PPGTPMPERVWTTPEAESTIVLSNDRRRVAFVRGGDLWTRSLDDAREVRLTNTPEVEGSPVWAPDDAQLAFTRVVARPEDEATPWNGAKMIFRRVDREPSDLGVVSASGGPARMLGATPGAEGAPRWLDAGRLVFQRVTAGLRTREIVVADVARVATRVVHRDEDEKWWSLTYLGPEPMPSPDGCLIAFLSDRDGWDHAYVVPAAGGDAVQVTRGAFEVSRLRWSPDGRRLAFDSNEGPLPGARHLAVVEIDASGRPGASTRLTGERGTNTDAFWSPDGTRLVFQRTGPRASADLFVIGTNANAPAAQLTESMPAAIDRSALVEPEFVRYPSADGSDVPAYLFVPPGLDRSRRHPAIVWVHGDGVTQNYDGWHLRRDYAVYHSVHQWLVQQGYVVLMVDYRGSIGYGKAWRQGHYRDLGGRDYEDVAAATDYLATLGYVDTDRIGVWGLSYGGFMTLQALTVTPERFRCGIDVAGVVDWRDWYRDPNGPWIKGRMGSPEDDPDLYRRTAPIERVDRLVRPLLVLHGTADVNVPFLESLRLVDVALKAGKEVDFMIYPGEFHYFHREHVLRDAWTRVQGFFDRCLR encoded by the coding sequence CCCCCCTGGCACGCCCATGCCGGAGCGCGTGTGGACCACGCCGGAGGCCGAGTCGACCATCGTCCTCTCGAACGATCGCCGCCGCGTGGCCTTCGTGCGGGGCGGCGACCTCTGGACGCGGTCGCTGGACGATGCGCGCGAGGTGCGATTGACGAACACTCCCGAGGTCGAAGGCTCGCCAGTGTGGGCGCCGGACGACGCGCAGCTGGCGTTCACCCGCGTCGTCGCGCGGCCGGAAGACGAGGCGACGCCGTGGAACGGCGCCAAGATGATCTTCCGGCGGGTCGATCGCGAGCCGAGTGACCTCGGCGTGGTCTCGGCGTCGGGAGGCCCGGCGCGGATGCTCGGCGCGACGCCTGGCGCGGAGGGCGCGCCCCGCTGGCTCGACGCCGGCCGCCTCGTCTTCCAGCGCGTGACCGCTGGCCTGAGGACGCGCGAGATCGTCGTCGCCGACGTCGCACGCGTCGCCACACGCGTGGTGCACCGCGACGAGGACGAGAAGTGGTGGAGCCTCACCTACCTGGGCCCGGAGCCGATGCCGTCGCCCGACGGCTGTCTCATCGCGTTCCTGAGCGACCGCGACGGGTGGGACCACGCGTATGTCGTGCCCGCGGCTGGCGGCGACGCGGTGCAGGTCACACGCGGCGCCTTCGAGGTCTCGCGCCTGCGCTGGTCACCCGACGGCCGTCGCCTTGCGTTCGACTCGAACGAGGGGCCGCTGCCCGGCGCGCGCCACCTCGCCGTCGTCGAGATTGACGCGAGCGGCCGGCCCGGCGCATCGACGCGGCTCACCGGGGAGCGCGGCACGAACACCGACGCGTTCTGGTCGCCCGACGGCACGCGCCTCGTGTTCCAGCGCACCGGTCCGCGGGCCTCGGCCGATCTGTTCGTCATCGGGACGAACGCCAACGCGCCGGCGGCGCAGCTCACCGAGTCGATGCCGGCGGCGATCGACCGCTCGGCGCTCGTCGAGCCCGAGTTCGTGCGCTACCCGTCGGCCGACGGGAGCGACGTACCGGCGTACCTGTTCGTGCCCCCCGGCCTCGATCGCAGCCGGCGCCACCCGGCCATCGTCTGGGTGCACGGCGACGGCGTGACGCAGAACTACGACGGCTGGCACCTGCGGCGCGACTACGCGGTCTACCACAGCGTGCACCAATGGCTCGTGCAGCAGGGCTACGTCGTGCTGATGGTCGACTACCGAGGCAGCATCGGCTACGGCAAGGCATGGCGGCAGGGGCATTACCGCGACCTCGGGGGGCGCGACTACGAGGACGTGGCCGCCGCCACCGACTACCTCGCGACGCTCGGCTACGTCGACACGGACCGCATCGGGGTCTGGGGCCTGAGCTACGGCGGGTTCATGACGCTGCAGGCGCTCACGGTGACGCCCGAGCGGTTCCGCTGCGGCATCGACGTCGCGGGCGTCGTCGACTGGCGCGACTGGTATCGCGACCCGAACGGCCCGTGGATCAAGGGGCGCATGGGGTCGCCCGAGGACGATCCCGACCTCTACCGGCGGACGGCACCCATCGAGCGCGTCGACCGGCTGGTGCGCCCGCTGCTCGTGCTGCACGGCACGGCGGACGTGAACGTGCCGTTTCTCGAGTCGCTGCGCCTGGTCGACGTCGCGCTCAAGGCAGGCAAGGAGGTCGACTTCATGATCTATCCCGGCGAGTTCCACTACTTCCACCGGGAGCACGTGCTGCGCGACGCGTGGACGCGCGTGCAGGGCTTCTTCGACCGCTGCCTGCGGTAG